The genomic region TGTTCTCAGATATTCTCCAAGTTTGGTACGGTCATGAAGATCATCACCTTCACTAAAAACAACCAGTTCCAAGCCCTGCTCCAATACAGCGAGCCAGTCAACGCTCAGCAATCCAAACTGGTATGTGATGATTGAGAGGGCCCGgcctcactgcacacacaccccagtgcaTTCTGTTGGGATGGCGATGTGGTTTTGCTGTTGTGCTGAGGAGACCTAAagcattgttttgtgtttcacCTTCCACCAGTCCCTGGACGGTCAGAACATCTACAACTCCTGCTGCACGCTGCGCATCGACTACTCCAAGCTGGTGAACTTGAACGTCAAGTACAACAACGACAAGAGCCGAGACTACACGCGCCCAGAGCTGCCAGCCGGAGATGGCCAGGACTCCAGCATGAACAAggactccacctctctcctcggtaagtctctccaccccccctcaaCATCTCTTCCAGCCACAAATACCATCTCTTCTACCTCCAACAGGCCATGGTCTTTTTCAGTGTAACGTGAAAAGCCAAAGCCTTTTGCCATAACACGCGTCATATTGTTTGATAACCACACCTGCcttttaaaatcccatttttCATACGACATGCTTCTTGATTCAACAACTAGCTGCacgtgtgctgtgtgagtgagagagggggaggcgcTGTATTCATACATCTTCTGTTTTGTACCTGTGACTCATTTTAGCTTGAGCGCTGAAATTATAGACCGCAGAGAAGTGCTTTCAGAAGTAAATTACTTGAGGCAGAACTTACAATTTTGTTCATCTCAGATAGTTACAGTGTAGGGTTTGTTCAGTTCATTTGTTTTGTGCTTCACATTTTTTAAATCCAAATTAGTAAAAGGTTTTGCAGGGCTAGTTTTGCACAGCAGTGAGTTGTTTTTATTCTGGTGTGCAGTGTAGGTAAGATTTGGTAATGGGTGAATCAGAAGTGGATTGTTGCTTTACTGGTCTTCATACGGCCATTCACAATTCTCATGTCTGTTCTCCATGTTGAATAGAACATATAATTGGTCCGTTATGAATCCATTATTAACTTCAGTCTAGAGCAAGGTTATTAGTGATGTCACAGGCCATAGACAAGGTGAGGATATCTCTATGGAAACCAGAACTTGTAGGGCCATGTACTGTAGGAAAGGCTGCGTAGACCCCTtttacacacgcagacaccaAATCTGAAGTGTCCCCCCTCAGCCACCATATGTCGTccacaggcctctctctctctttctttctctcttctgactttctctctctgaccttcttactccctttctctcaccctctctctctcttattctctctctctctgtctctctctctctctctgtctctgtctatctctctgcacaTTCTCCATAGGTTCTCCAACTGCAGCTCCCTTCTCTAGTGGTGGAGGCTTTTCGTCTTCTCTTTGCCTTGCACAGGGCGGAGGTACCTATGCTTCCattatctcttctctctctgcctctttctctctcgctctctgacaCGTCTTTTCCTAACCCAGCATTGTGTCCCTTTTGCTCATGTGGGAGAAAAAGCACTGTTTTATTTTTGCCACCACTGCATTGGGAAGTAGGGCGATGCAATATGCCCTACTAACATGTGCTCCATAAACTGTGGGCCCCATGTGCCTGAGTGCCATTTCCATGATGTGACTAAAAGTGTGGAGTGATCTGTAGCTTGTGTACCGCCTGCAAAAAGCACAGGTTGGGTTggcttgtgtgagtgtagatGTAGTCTTGTCAAAGAGGTCTTtccatgtttttatttaattacttttgttttcaaatgtgaTATTTTTGTCTACTAGTTGtgtatttaataaataaacatagtCCACTGACCATAGTTGAGCTAAGTGATGTTACCATTTTTGATATTTCAGACACATGAATagaattcttcttcttttcctgcCCCTCTTCCTCATTGTTATGTTTTCCCTGCACAAGCCTTGCATCAGTGCACTGGACAGTGGGGTGCACCAGCCGTACGATAACCAACCTCCTTCTCGTTCTctgcctccttccttccctccctctcttcatctccccctctccaccctcctccaggAGCCATCTCCCCGCTGagcgcggcggcggcggcagcggcagcagcaggcagGGTGGCCCTCGCCGGCCACTCGGGCAGCAGCGGGGTGCTCTTGGTGAGCAACCTCAATGAAGAGGTCAGTATGCCTTTCACGCCACGGCAGCACACGCTCACACTACTCATgtgatcgcacacacacacacaggcacgcagacagacacacagaaagaaactaTCCCCAAAGCCATTTATTTATGCCACGTCTTCCTCAGTCAGGCTCTTTCATGTCAAGTTCTAAGGCAGTCCCCTCAAGTTGAGTAGCTTTATTAAAGACAAGTTCAGTCCCTCTTAACCATGATTTTAGTAATACAAACTAACCTGGTAGTTATCCTTAAAAGGTGTTCATGACTCctgtacacatatacatttgtcTCGGGCCTTGCTAGTTGAAGTTTAGTTCCTATCCAAAGTTCACCTGGAATATCTTCCATAAGACCACATTGAGCAATGTTCACTTGTCTCATTAGTTTGTTTCTCACCTGTCCATACACTCTACACGTGACATTATGAACATGCATTGATACAATCACTCATTCACCTGTTTTACAGTATAACACTTAGCTGCAATACCAATGTAGGGTCTACCTGCAGTATCTCCTCTGCTATCTTTGCAAATGttgatctctctgtctctcttcttctctctccctccctccctctctctcgctctctctctctccctccccctctctgagtACTAGCTAGCAGTTAACTGTCTCCTCTGGAGGGTctcatttcttttctcttctgatGCTCTGCTGCTTCTCTCTAAACTATTCACAGTTGGTATGAAATGTGGTAGCCacgactgtctgtctctctctctatctatctatctatctatctatctatctatctatctatctatctatctatatctctctctctctccttgtctctcatacacacatttcctctcactctgtttaacttgctctttctctctgcatctttgactcactctctctctctctctcactcactcagtctctctgtctttctcccccaAGTGACAGAAGTAGTGATCTCTTTAGCTCACTGTGTCCTTCCTACCACTGCTGTTGCTGCAGCGGGTGGTGTGAAGGCCACGTCCTGGTGCCATAACTCTGTCCGGTGGTTTCATGTGTCCTGCATGGCTACTGCCGCTAACCTCTCTTAACCAGCCTGCCTTCTCATCTCTGCTGCATGACCCTGCCGTCTTACTGCAGTTAGCCaatcggagtgtgtgtgtgggaaggagagaatgtgtgtacgtgtgtgtgtgtgtgtgcgtgcaccgGCCTGCTCAGCCCACCTCTGATCCCAGGTGACTACATTTGGCGTGTTTGGCTGGTTCAGCCTCAGAGGTGTATTGCTGCAGAATccccagaggagtgtgtgtgtgtgtgtgtgtgtgtgtgtgtgtatccagctGTGTTCTGAGCCGTGTACTGAGCAGACTCCTGCATTCTTGTGAACTGACctgtgtattattttttttgtcccctccccctccttcccccctcacccccaatccccttttgtttattttatcccTCCCATTGCttttcatcctccctctctccctctctctctgtccctctcctcttacctttgctctctctctcctcctggccCTTTTGCTCTCCCTattgctctctccttctgtgtctctctctctctctctctccctctctgtgtgtcctgaatgctcccctccctcccctgctccACCCACCCCACCGTGTTCATGCTTGTGCCTGGACCCACCCCCAAACAAACTCCGACCCCAAAATGTTCTTCCTCCTGGACCCCAACAccaaccctcctcctcctctccccaatTAACCACCCCAactccctcaccccacccctacccctaccccatGCACCATGACCTCCACCTCACCATTCTGCGGGAAACCACCCCTCCGTTATGGACGATCTGTACATCTCTCGGCTCTCTACCTCgacctctctctacctgtctcacGCTGcttgctcttctctccttctaAAGATGGTTACGCCCCAAAGTCTCTTTACCCTCTTCGGTATGTTATCGTTAGCACtctacctttctttctctcattctgttgctatcgttttattatttattttattaatctATTAAGACCTCTCTCTGAGCTGAAGGTAGCAAAAGCTAGTAGTAGATCAGTACAGCCTCatcatatttttgtttttatttttctatatgAATATATTTTCATCTGTAtctacatatatgtatgtatatatctatgGATGAGGTTTAGTGATCAGAGGcatctttgtgtctctgtctttgtccatGGACAGTCTAGATTAATGCATGTCCAGTTTATTTGCATGGAGGCTATCTGGTTTTTAACTGTCGTTTCACgaagcccttttttttttttttttttttttcttctttttttttatgtcggAGGGCGTCTCAGTacgatctctctcttttctatctctctctttaaaaaaaacaaaacaaaaaacctgTTGGCCTACTTTGATCGGAGTAAAGCATTtctattgaatgttccatcttttttttcaccttcTCATGTCTACTCTAAGCTTCTGAAGCACTAACTTGTCCTTCATGATtccacctctcccttcctttccttttccttcCTGGTCTCCCTTCATCTGCCTCTCATTTGAAGGCGTGTATGGTGACGTGCAGCGCGTGAAGATCCTCTTTAACAAGAAGGACAGCGCCCTCATCCAGTTATCTGATGGAAACCAGTCCCAGCTGGGTGAGTGCCGTCTTAGTGGGATTTAGTTTTGCGTGACTAGCATTTACCCCAATGTGCATTCTAGATGGTTTCTTGCATTGATATGAAATTGGCTGTTTAATTGCTaatgcttggggggggggggggggggggttgctaaTGCTTGGTTGGAAAGCAGAACTGTTCTTTGAAGACTACCCACTCCCTCCGGTTGTTGCCCATTGCTGGTGTCTCGCATCTGGTTGGTGAGGTTATCTCTGGTTGACACTTGCTACCCTTTTTGTCCTTAGCCATGAGCCACCTGAACGGTCAGAAGATGTACGGTAAGATCATTCGCGTGACCCTGTCCAAGCACCAGACAGTGCAGCTGCCAAGGGACGGCCTGGACGACCAGGGCCTCACCAAGGACTTCGCCAACTCGCCCCTGCACCGCTTCAAGAAGCCTGGCTCCAAGAACTTCCAAAacatcttccctccctctgctaCCATGCACCTGTCCAATATCCCGTGAGTCCTTCAGCGCTACTCACTTCTAATGCCACAGGGAGGTTGTTATGGTGATGATGTGCTCACATGTTCCCTGTTctgtcttgttttctctccaGGGAGGATGTGACTGAGGAGGATCTGCGATTGCTCTTCTCCAATGCTGGCGGAACTGTGAAGGCTTTCAAGTTCTTCCAGTGAGTTCAGCTGTAGTTTGCAATCCGTATACTGAGGCACGAAAGGGAATCTTGTGGTGTCATTACCCTggtgatgtgttttgttttaatgggAGTTGTTTTATCTGTGCTTATATGCAGAGACCGCAAGATGGCGCTATTGCAGATGGGCACCGTGGAGGAGGCCATTCAGGTCCTAATCGACCTGCACAATTACGACATGGGAGCCGGACATCGTCTCAGGGTGTCATTCTCCAAGTCCACAATCTAAAAGCCCCCCCCAACCCTACCCACACTTGTACCGCCCCcctcacatacaacacacacacgtacaacacacacacatcaaacacacacacacacacacccatccccctGTGGAGCTCAGACAAACCCCATCATTCCTTTCGAGACCATATGGATACTGCAGATTTAGCTCCATGTTGCTCTCCTCCTGATTATTTAAATTCTTTcctgtggtttttttttttttttgtggttggcattctctccctcctcccctctatgTTTGGTTGTGGAGAGTGCAGTAGTCCCTTGTTTTAAAGTAAGAATGGATTGACAAAAGTGCCTTACCCAGCAAAATAGCATCATGGTTTTGCTTCCTCCTCGTGTGTGAAGGTAGTCATGTTGAGGCGCATTCTGCTGTGGTGGTGTAAGCAACGCaatctgttctctccctttatACCATATCCCATgtacccccccccaaacacactgtGGAGTGTGGCAGTGATGTCCCCAGTCTCCAGCCTCTAACACTGGCTGAGTGAAAAAGCGATGGCGAACACAGATGACTTCTGGTCCCCCTTGAGCCCTGCCAGATGGCCAGCTTTTCTTTTGAAGTGTAAACTTTGGCTGGCCTTCACTCTGAAGTCTGTGCTTTCAAACAATTCCCACTTTTTTGGGAAGTGTTAAATGGTGTGTAATTTACTTCAGATTTAGATGTTGGACCTAATTTGCTTCTTTTAATTGTTTtgccctgttgtgtgtgtgtgtgtgtgtgtgtgtgtgtgtgtgtgcgtgcctccaacacccccccccccctttttttttttaaagaatagaGCTAAATTGTTTTAAGCATATACTTATGGGTGTTTGCAGTTTCTGGGGTGTGTTGCTATCGCCTGTTTCCTGGGGATGTGGCCAGAGCAAGGTGTGGCAGGCACCAGGAGAAAGGACTGTTGGGACCAAAGTCAATGTGCCTTTAGTCTTACCTTACTCTGCATTGTAAAAGATGTTTCACCTCTGGAACCTTTGCTGAACGTCAAACTATGGACTTCCCCGAACTGAAACACAGCCCCTCCAACACCCTAACTTAACTGCTCCACACCTTCGACCCGGAGTAGAGGCTGGTACTGCTTGTACAGTCCGCTGTCGCTGAGTAAACCCAAACCCAATTGTGTGATCTGAGCTTCTGGGGGGAGCTTCTGTatattttctattttgttttgagtttttaCATCTGTAGTAAATGTAAAGATCAGTATAGTTTGGAAGTGGCACGATTAAACTAAGTTCATTTTCTACCAAGTGAATGTTCTGGCAGTCCCTGTGTACGTTCTACTTTGACCCGATGTAGCATGCTGAAATAAACTCTAGCTCTGTCCctctgctctctatctctcttctctgtttctcatctGTCTCGTTCTTATTCTGTCACTCTATAAACTCCTCACCCCTGCTTGCAAATGCACAGTTAGATTGGGATGGATGAACATGTCCAGGAAATTCCTTTCATAGAGTTCAGTCTGACTGATCTTAACGGGACATTATAAATCATTAACCAACTCCCCAGGAACACAAACAAGGTGTTTTCAGAGGTAATTTAAAGGTAATCTTCTATGACATCCATGTTTGTTACAGACTTATAGCAAACACATGACAAGGTAATAAATGTAAAAGTAGTTTTTTTTGGGGCAATTTTTTTAAAATTTTGATTGCAGTGGGTCGTGAtggcacacacattctgtcagcCAAGCCCACCATAATGATGATGCAACAGCACAATGAAATGCAGTAAGTAAACATGAACTCTGACTAAGAGTGAATTACAGtggaatataatatatacatttagTCTATAGTCACTGTTGAGTGAAATTAACAACAGCATGCGGATGGTTTCAGGATGTATAAGATCTACACCAACCTCATACCTACCAATCCTCAGTGGAATCCCACCACCAGCAATCCGCCGCGAAGCAGCCTGCCTAAACCTTGTACAGAGAGCTCAACGCAGAGCCAGCCACCTACTCCATCATGACATCAACTCAAACGACCCACCACCACACCTACCGCTCAGGGCACCGATCTCTGCAAGACTTCGGGGTCTGCTGCATGAGGCAAATGGTCAGCCACCTGGATCCTGGACCATCACACAATGGACCAAACAGTGGGTCTCAGCCAACACTAAACTACATGGCTACATCAAAACACCGTCCAcaaggcctgcaggacacaccctCAACAGAAACTCCTGGGTACGACTCAACAGATGCCGAACAGGACATGGACGCTTCTGAGCCAATATGCACAGGATGAAcctatgtgatgctccagactgCCCCTGTGGGGCCCCAGAGCAAACTGCTGATCACATTATCAACGACTGCACCAAGTACCAGTGCCCTGGCCTTCAGGCACTGTCTACCCTGAACAATGAAGCACTAGCATGGCTCGCGGACACAATCTTAGTTATCTAACAGTATGAAATGTATGAGACATACGAATACAATTTCacactatatatatagtgtGAAATTGCAGATAAAATAAATCTAGGTCTCCACAAATATGgtatcagtgtatttaaatattttattcaaCTCTGCACATTGAACTTGAATTAGAGGTTAAAGTAGCTTGAAGTGATTTCAAGCTACATAgtatatttaacatttagtACAAGTACATTTTCAACCATTTCATGTTTCTTCACGTTCCTGGAATGCTCAGAAATCGAGTATAAATAAATCGGAGgattacacaaatacaaattccCAATCCTGCTGTGCTCTCGTCTTAAAGAAATCATCTGTGAAGCGCACAAATTGAAAGCAGCACGTTCCATTCCCCTTCTAGCCATTGTGCGTTTTCTTATATTGCAGTTATACTGTAAATCTAGGAAAGACTGGAGCATAATTATGGCCCATCACCACTCCCTTATCTGTTCACCTATGACTACATGATTTGTTAAATGTATGAAAAATACTTCTAAATCAGCTCCCACCACCCAAAGATTAAATCCTTCATGGTAGGACATTTGATCTCTTAACAGGCCTCATAACACTGAACTCCATTGACTTCTATATGGatctgtgggagcacaagatcCCACTGCTTGCAGTGTTGACTGATATGCCCAGTTGTTAAGATGTAGCTTCAACACCAATTATGTTCAACCAAAACCTTTCATGGTGGCAAAGACTGTTCAGGAATCAGTGCCCATGCACAGTTAGATCAAATTGGAATCTGTGGCAATCGCTTTTCCTGGCTCACTTCTTTTATATAATGTCAgaaatgcatttacattttgatCTAGATGTTCTGCTGAAGTTGGGGCTGGATGACGTTTAGCAAACCGGGTACACCACTTGAGGAACGATGCCACGCTTTGGTTCGTAGGGCGTTTTCCTGGTGATCATCGTGATGCAGTCGATGATGGGGCAGACACTATAGCAGAGGGTGCAGCCGGTGCAGCTGTCTGTGACCACCGGGAAATGCGTCTCGGGGTCAAACGTGATTGCCTGC from Clupea harengus chromosome 10, Ch_v2.0.2, whole genome shotgun sequence harbors:
- the ptbp2b gene encoding polypyrimidine tract-binding protein 2b isoform X1, which encodes MDGDVAVGVKRGSDELLSGSHYNSPNSSVTSNGSDSKKLRVEENPPSRVIHIRKLPNEVSETEVIALGLPFGKVTNILMLKGKNQAFLEMGTEEAAITMVNYYTTVTPQVRNVPVFIQYSNHKELKTDSTLNQRAQAVLQAVSAVQDGSSPNSESGGSENVLTPAPSPVLRIIIDNMFYPVTLDVLQQIFSKFGTVMKIITFTKNNQFQALLQYSEPVNAQQSKLSLDGQNIYNSCCTLRIDYSKLVNLNVKYNNDKSRDYTRPELPAGDGQDSSMNKDSTSLLGSPTAAPFSSGGGFSSSLCLAQGGGAISPLSAAAAAAAAAGRVALAGHSGSSGVLLVSNLNEEMVTPQSLFTLFGVYGDVQRVKILFNKKDSALIQLSDGNQSQLAMSHLNGQKMYGKIIRVTLSKHQTVQLPRDGLDDQGLTKDFANSPLHRFKKPGSKNFQNIFPPSATMHLSNIPEDVTEEDLRLLFSNAGGTVKAFKFFQDRKMALLQMGTVEEAIQVLIDLHNYDMGAGHRLRVSFSKSTI
- the ptbp2b gene encoding polypyrimidine tract-binding protein 2b isoform X3, which codes for MDGDVAVGVKRGSDELLSGSHYNSPNSSVTSNGSDSKKLRVEENPPSRVIHIRKLPNEVSETEVIALGLPFGKVTNILMLKGKNQAFLEMGTEEAAITMVNYYTTVTPQVRNVPVFIQYSNHKELKTDSTLNQRAQAVLQAVSAVQDGSSPNSESGGSENVLTPAPSPVLRIIIDNMFYPVTLDVLQQIFSKFGTVMKIITFTKNNQFQALLQYSEPVNAQQSKLSLDGQNIYNSCCTLRIDYSKLVNLNVKYNNDKSRDYTRPELPAGDGQDSSMNKDSTSLLGAISPLSAAAAAAAAAGRVALAGHSGSSGVLLVSNLNEEMVTPQSLFTLFGVYGDVQRVKILFNKKDSALIQLSDGNQSQLAMSHLNGQKMYGKIIRVTLSKHQTVQLPRDGLDDQGLTKDFANSPLHRFKKPGSKNFQNIFPPSATMHLSNIPEDVTEEDLRLLFSNAGGTVKAFKFFQDRKMALLQMGTVEEAIQVLIDLHNYDMGAGHRLRVSFSKSTI
- the ptbp2b gene encoding polypyrimidine tract-binding protein 2b isoform X2, whose amino-acid sequence is MDGDVAVGVKRGSDELLSANGSDSKKLRVEENPPSRVIHIRKLPNEVSETEVIALGLPFGKVTNILMLKGKNQAFLEMGTEEAAITMVNYYTTVTPQVRNVPVFIQYSNHKELKTDSTLNQRAQAVLQAVSAVQDGSSPNSESGGSENVLTPAPSPVLRIIIDNMFYPVTLDVLQQIFSKFGTVMKIITFTKNNQFQALLQYSEPVNAQQSKLSLDGQNIYNSCCTLRIDYSKLVNLNVKYNNDKSRDYTRPELPAGDGQDSSMNKDSTSLLGSPTAAPFSSGGGFSSSLCLAQGGGAISPLSAAAAAAAAAGRVALAGHSGSSGVLLVSNLNEEMVTPQSLFTLFGVYGDVQRVKILFNKKDSALIQLSDGNQSQLAMSHLNGQKMYGKIIRVTLSKHQTVQLPRDGLDDQGLTKDFANSPLHRFKKPGSKNFQNIFPPSATMHLSNIPEDVTEEDLRLLFSNAGGTVKAFKFFQDRKMALLQMGTVEEAIQVLIDLHNYDMGAGHRLRVSFSKSTI